The Hymenobacter oligotrophus genome segment CAGATGTCTCGCTCTGCTCGACATGACAACACGATCGGGCGAGATGCCTCGACGGGGCTTGGCGTTACGTTCTTACTTCCTGGTTCAACGTCAGCAACGAACGGGCGCGTGCAACGCGCCCCTACTGAGCGTGGTCGAAGGGGATGTTAAATTTTTCGAGGCGGCGGTACAGGGCGCCGCGGCTCAGGCCCAGGGCTTTGGCCACGCGCGAGAGGTTGCCGGCATAAAAATCCACGGTTTTGCGGATCATCTGAGCCTCCATCTCGTCGAGCGTCATCAAGCCTACTTCGGGCAGGGCGCCGGGCTCCGCAGCCTTGGTGCTGCGCTGCGCCTGCGCCTGAAACTCCTCGGGCCCGAGCTCATCCTTGCCGCTTACCAGCACGGCGCGCTCCACCAGGTTTTTCAGCTCCCGAATGTTGCCGGGCAAGGGCTGCTCGCGCAGCCAGTGCAGGGCGCGGGTGTTCACCTTCAGGGCCGGGCGGTTGTAGGCCGTGCGCAGGTTGTTCACAAAGTGCTGGGCCAGCAGCGGCACGTCGTCGGGCCGCTCGCGCAGGGCGGGCAGGCGCACCGTAATTAGGTTGATGCGGTAAAACAAATCCTCGCGGAAGCGGCCTTCGCGCACTTCCTGGGCCAGGTCGCGGTTGGTGGCGCAGATGACGCGGATGTCCAGGGAGCGGCTGCGCGAATCGCCGAGCACCTCGTAGGTACGGTCTTGCAGCACGCGCAGCAGCTTCACCTGCGAGCCCATGTCCAGCTCGCCAATTTCGTCGAGGAAAATGGTGCCGCCGTTGGCCATTTCGAAGCGGCCCTGGCGGTCGGCTTTGGCATCGGTGAAGGCGCCGCGGCGGTGGCCGAACATCTCGCTCTCGAACAACGAGGCCGAAATGCCGCCTAGGTTTACCTTCACAAAGGGCTTGTTGCGGCGGTGCGAGTTCAGGTGAATGGCCTCGGCAATGAGTTCCTTGCCCGTGCCCGATTCGCCCTCGATGAGCACCGAGGCATCGGTGGCGGCTACTTGCCCTACGCTGCGCAGCACCTGCAGCAGCTGGGCATCCTGGCCCACAATGTTCTTGAAGTTGTACTGCCGATCGAGCTGGCGGCGCGTGGGGCTCACTTCGTCGTCGGGGTGCGCGGCGTGGGCCTCGGCCAAACTGATGACGGTACGGATGGTTTGCAGCAGCGAGTCGTTGTTCCAGGGCTTGGTTACGAACTCGGCCGCGCCGGCCTTCATGCCCTCCACAGCCAGCGAAATGGAGCCCCACCCCGTGATAAGAATTACAGGCACCTGCGGCGCTACCTCTTTAACCTGACCTAGGAGGCGCAGGCCGTCCTCGCCGGTGGTGGCCATGGAGTAGTTCATGTCCATGAGCGCCAGCTCGGGCGGCGTTTCGCGCACCACGCGCAGGGCTTCTTCGGGGGTGCCCACGGCCTTGGTGGCGTAGCCGGCTTGCTTCAGCAGCAGCCCCAGCGAGGTGCGCACGGCTATGTCGTCGTCGACAATAAGTATCATGGGAATGGCTGTTGAGAGAGAAGCGAAGGACGGAAATTCGGGCCGGAAAGCGAAGCCGCGCCGCAAAAACGACAACTCCCCTGCTCAAACGAGGAGGGGTGCCCGCAGGGCGGGGTGGTTGATAGTCGTTGGCACGATACTACCTAGGGCAATTTGGCCGTCATGTGGAACTTCAAAACGGTCATGTCGAGCAACCAGCCTGTCTTGTCGAGACATCTCGCGTGCCGACGCTCGAGAATAATTACTGTCCGGCGAGATGTCTCGACAAGCTCGACATGACGGGCTATTGGTTG includes the following:
- a CDS encoding sigma-54-dependent transcriptional regulator, with the translated sequence MILIVDDDIAVRTSLGLLLKQAGYATKAVGTPEEALRVVRETPPELALMDMNYSMATTGEDGLRLLGQVKEVAPQVPVILITGWGSISLAVEGMKAGAAEFVTKPWNNDSLLQTIRTVISLAEAHAAHPDDEVSPTRRQLDRQYNFKNIVGQDAQLLQVLRSVGQVAATDASVLIEGESGTGKELIAEAIHLNSHRRNKPFVKVNLGGISASLFESEMFGHRRGAFTDAKADRQGRFEMANGGTIFLDEIGELDMGSQVKLLRVLQDRTYEVLGDSRSRSLDIRVICATNRDLAQEVREGRFREDLFYRINLITVRLPALRERPDDVPLLAQHFVNNLRTAYNRPALKVNTRALHWLREQPLPGNIRELKNLVERAVLVSGKDELGPEEFQAQAQRSTKAAEPGALPEVGLMTLDEMEAQMIRKTVDFYAGNLSRVAKALGLSRGALYRRLEKFNIPFDHAQ